The genomic window GTTGGTATTAGTGACGGATGCCACAGCTCCTGCAGGTGCTGACATGGAATACTTTATTTTTGTCGGTAAGAAAGTATATTACCGAGATGGTAAGTGTGTTGATGAGAATGGCACACTAGGCGGCTCAGCTCTGACTATGATTGAAGCTGTTCAGAATACAGTTGAGCACGCCGGAATCGCTTTAGACGAAGCTCTTCGCATGGCTACACTATACCCAGCTACGGCTATCGGTGTAGAAAGCAAGCTAGGTCGAATCAAAAAAGGCATGGTTGCAAACCTTGCTATATTTGACCGAGATTTTAACGTTAAAGCGACTGTTGTTAACGGACAATACGAGCACAATTAAGTATGAATGGCGGACAAATAGGTAACGTAGACTTAGTTAAACAACTGAACAGTGCGGCAGTATACCGTCTGATAGACCAACAAGGTCCCATTAGTCGTATACAAGTGGCAGATGTAAGCCAACTCGCACCGGCAAGTGTTACAAAAATTACCCGCCAACTTTTAGAACGCGGCCTAATTAAAGAGGTTGCGCAGCAAGCGTCTACTGGCGGTAGACGCGCTATATCCCTAACCACAGAAGTAGAACCTTTTCATTCTATTGCTGTGCGCTTAGGCCGAGATTACATTCAGATAAGCCTTTATGATCTAGGTGGTTGTGAGTTGGCTTCCCTACAGCAAGATCTTCATTACTCAGACCAATTAAACCTTACCCAAGGCTTGGTCAATAAGTTAAAAGATTTCATTGCTGAGCACCAGACAAAGATTGATCAATTGATTGCGATTGGTGTCACGCTACCAGGGTTAGTCAACCCAACAACCGGCGTTGTCGAATACATGCCAAACACGGATATCGATAATCTCGCTTTGAGTGATATTATTCGCAACACATTCCATGTTGCTTGTTTTGTGGGTAATGACGTCAGAGGAATGGCGCTTGCTGAACACTACTTTGGTGCAAGTAAAGATAGCCAAGATTCTATTTTAGTCAGTGTTCACCGTGGCACTGGTGCCGGTATTATTGTTAATGGTCAGGTTTTCCTTGGTCATAACCGTAACGTGGGTGAAATTGGCCATATCCAAATAGATCCGCTTGGTGAGCAGTGTCAATGTGGTAATTTCGGTTGTCTTGAAACCGTCGCAGCGAATCCAGCCATTGTTGAACGCGTGCGAAAGCTCATAAAGCAGGGCTATAAGTCCTCTTTAACAGAACTCGAGCATATTACCATTCAAGATGTGTGTGATCATGCAATCAATGGTGACGAACTGGCGAAACAGAGTTTGGTTCGAGTCGGGAACCAGTTGGGTAAAGCGATAGCAATGACGATCAACTTGTTCAACCCTCAAAAGATCATCATTGCGGGTGATATTACTAAAGCACAAGAAATTGTTTTTCCTGCAATTAAGCGCAATGTAGAAAATCAGTCGTTAACGGCTTTCCATAGCGGCTTGCCTATTGTAGCATCTCAAATCGATAGACACCCTACGATGGGAGCTTTTGCAATGATTAAACGCGCCATGCTCAATGGTGTGCTTCTACAAAAGCTACTCGAAGACTAAAGAAAAACTATTCTAATTTTTCGCGGGCCGTGTTTGTACAAAACACGGCCCTTTTTTTAAGCAAGGGAACTACAACAACAAGCTATGGAACTTATATTAATATCCACTGCATTCATCGCAGGATTTATTGCGTTAAAGTGCCACCTTCCCCCACTGGTGGGTTTTTTGGTTGCCGGTTTCGGGCTCTTCGCCCTAGGCTTTGAAACTAATGATACCATCGTTACCTTGGCAGACCTTGGTGTCACCCTGCTCCTATTTACTATTGGCCTAAAGCTCGACATCAAAACTCTGCTCTCTAAGGAGATCTGGGCCGGCGCTACAATCCATAACCTTTTATCTACTCTGTTTTTTGCCGTTGCCCTATTTGGTTTTAAGTTCCTAGGTATTTCATCGCTGGCAGCCATGTCGATGGAACAAATCGTTCTACTCGGTTTCGCCCTTTCATTCTCCAGTACCGTATTTGCAGTAAAGTCTCTGCAAGAGAAAGGGGAAATGAATGCAACCTATGGCACTCTAGCGATTGGTATTCTAGTCATGCAGGATATCTTTGCTGTGATCTTTTTAACGGCGTCGACAGGTAAGATTCCGGAGTGGTACGCCATAGCACTCTTCGCTTTACCACTCTTTCGTCCGCTGTTCTACAAAATCCTCGATTGGGTTGGACATGGTGAAATGTTGGTGCTGTTCGGCATCTTCTTTGCGTTAGTTGTTGGTGCAGGCTTGTTTCAATTGGTAGGTGTAAAGCCAGACTTGGGTGCCCTTATCCTGGGTATGTTGTTAGCCGGTCATCCAAAAGCTTCAGAGCTATCGAAGTCGCTGTTTAACCTCAAAGAACTTTTCCTTGTCTGCTTCTTCCTGAATATTGGCTTGTCCGAGCAACCAACCATTCAAGGCTTTATGCTTGCTGTCCTGTTCTTATTATTACTGCCAGTGAAAGGCATTTTGTACTTCTTGGTGCTTAACCGCTTTAAGTTCCGTGTACGAACCTCTCTACTCACTTCACTGTCACTATTTAACTACAGTGAATTTGGCCTCATCGTAGGTGGCCTCGCCTTTAAGATGGGGTGGATGTCCGGTGACATCTTGGTCGCAGTGGCCATTGCGGTTTCACTGTCGTTCTTGATCGCTGCTCCTCTAAACCGAGCCGGCCATAAACTTTATCAGCAATCTGGCAAATGGTTAAAAGAGCACGCTGCAGAAAAACTTCACCAGCGCGATAAACGCATTGACCCAGGCCATGCGCAGGTCCTTATTCTTGGAATGGGACGCATTGGTACTGGAGCCTATGACGAGCTGCGTTCACGTTACGGAAAAGTGAGCTTAGGTGTCGAAATTCGCGAAGAAGCCGCACATAACCATAGAAGTCAAGGAAGAAACGTCATTTCCGGCGACGCGACTGACCCTGATTTCTGGGAACGAATTCTAGATACAGCAAACGTAAAACTGGTGATTTTGGCAATGCCTCATCACCAAGGTAATCAAACCGCTTTGGAGCAATTGAAGTCACGCCATTTTAAAGGCCAAATTGCCGCAATTGCTGAATATCCAGATCAACTCGAGACATTAAAAGAAAACGGTGTCGATGCGGCATTTAACATTTACAGTGAAGCGGGTAGTGGTTTTGCTCGTCACGTTTGTGAACAGTTAAACCCTAATATCAATAAAATCGAATATTAGACGGCGTTCAACTCAACCTCTCAAAACTGGCTATTTTTTGCACTTTTGAGAGGTTTTTGTTTAAAAAACCAACCACAATTAAAAATCATACACCAGAACAACCATAAAATTAGATACTTTCTAATAGAACCCCCTTTATATTATTTTTTTGATTACATCTGGTTGCTTTTTTTAGCCAGAATGGCAAATTGAATGCAATTGATTTGGAAATTATTTAAAAGGAAGTTCTATGTGTTCTGTATTTGGTATTCTCGACATTAAAAGTGATGCCGCAGCACTTCGCCCAATGGCTTTAGAAATGTCTAAGAAGCTTCGTCACCGAGGTCCAGATTGGTCTGGTATTTATGCTGGTGAAAAAGCAATC from Vibrio artabrorum includes these protein-coding regions:
- the nagC gene encoding DNA-binding transcriptional regulator NagC translates to MNGGQIGNVDLVKQLNSAAVYRLIDQQGPISRIQVADVSQLAPASVTKITRQLLERGLIKEVAQQASTGGRRAISLTTEVEPFHSIAVRLGRDYIQISLYDLGGCELASLQQDLHYSDQLNLTQGLVNKLKDFIAEHQTKIDQLIAIGVTLPGLVNPTTGVVEYMPNTDIDNLALSDIIRNTFHVACFVGNDVRGMALAEHYFGASKDSQDSILVSVHRGTGAGIIVNGQVFLGHNRNVGEIGHIQIDPLGEQCQCGNFGCLETVAANPAIVERVRKLIKQGYKSSLTELEHITIQDVCDHAINGDELAKQSLVRVGNQLGKAIAMTINLFNPQKIIIAGDITKAQEIVFPAIKRNVENQSLTAFHSGLPIVASQIDRHPTMGAFAMIKRAMLNGVLLQKLLED
- a CDS encoding cation:proton antiporter family protein; the encoded protein is MELILISTAFIAGFIALKCHLPPLVGFLVAGFGLFALGFETNDTIVTLADLGVTLLLFTIGLKLDIKTLLSKEIWAGATIHNLLSTLFFAVALFGFKFLGISSLAAMSMEQIVLLGFALSFSSTVFAVKSLQEKGEMNATYGTLAIGILVMQDIFAVIFLTASTGKIPEWYAIALFALPLFRPLFYKILDWVGHGEMLVLFGIFFALVVGAGLFQLVGVKPDLGALILGMLLAGHPKASELSKSLFNLKELFLVCFFLNIGLSEQPTIQGFMLAVLFLLLLPVKGILYFLVLNRFKFRVRTSLLTSLSLFNYSEFGLIVGGLAFKMGWMSGDILVAVAIAVSLSFLIAAPLNRAGHKLYQQSGKWLKEHAAEKLHQRDKRIDPGHAQVLILGMGRIGTGAYDELRSRYGKVSLGVEIREEAAHNHRSQGRNVISGDATDPDFWERILDTANVKLVILAMPHHQGNQTALEQLKSRHFKGQIAAIAEYPDQLETLKENGVDAAFNIYSEAGSGFARHVCEQLNPNINKIEY